Sequence from the Bacillus sp. es.036 genome:
AATCGAAAGCGAAAGACCATTCTCGTTTGGTGTGTGGTACTGTTTTCAATCATAACCCTTATCAGTTTCGTAGGGGGAGAAGAAGAGGTGTTCATAAGTGAAGAAAAAATCGATGTTTATCTAAAGGATACGATCGAGATTTACGGATCAGGCTCTTATGAAATGATCAAACATCACCGTAATAATGTAGATCCGATGGAGATGAGTGAGGGCGAAGCGTTCTTCGTCGTCTTATTTATGCCTTTTCTTATCCTTCCAATGATGCTTCTTGGCATGTACGCTGCGCATGTTGGCTGGCTTCATGGCAACAGGGTTAAACTTTTTCAATACATATCGATCATTTGTCTTCCGGTTGGTCTGTTATTGAAAGCATCACTGTATCTATCAAAAGAAATCCATTGGCTGCCAGATATGAGTTTAATAGGTGGAAGTGTTTTGGCAATCGGCTATATCGGTTTGTTTAGCTATTTTTACAGTAGGTCGAATGGCCACCTCTTTCAGGGGTTTGAAAATTTAGGGAAACTCTCGTTAACAAACTATATCCTTCAAACGGTCGTATGTACTTCCGTTTTCTATGGCTATGGATTCGGTTTATTTGGACGAATGGGTGTGCTTCTTTCCATTTTCTTTGGAATTGGACTTTTCACTCT
This genomic interval carries:
- a CDS encoding DUF418 domain-containing protein; amino-acid sequence: MVGGDRNGLVDALRGWSLFGILIANLLIFQYGIFGKDEISFFRISSLDYGGYEAIKVLIENSFMPIFTFLFGYSLILMRNRLREKKRRIKWHLFRRFIILISFGVLHSIFLWEGDILLLYGVMGMLLLFFVNRKRKTILVWCVVLFSIITLISFVGGEEEVFISEEKIDVYLKDTIEIYGSGSYEMIKHHRNNVDPMEMSEGEAFFVVLFMPFLILPMMLLGMYAAHVGWLHGNRVKLFQYISIICLPVGLLLKASLYLSKEIHWLPDMSLIGGSVLAIGYIGLFSYFYSRSNGHLFQGFENLGKLSLTNYILQTVVCTSVFYGYGFGLFGRMGVLLSIFFGIGLFTLQVVGSTFFLKSFRQGPLEKVMRMVVYLENPFLSRKKRQLKDEMKVS